In Sebastes fasciatus isolate fSebFas1 chromosome 24, fSebFas1.pri, whole genome shotgun sequence, the following are encoded in one genomic region:
- the LOC141763334 gene encoding uncharacterized protein LOC141763334 has product MAHRAVLHFLCVLGVFQKGLTALIETQQTVNAAVGEEACLNCCLMQSRDVLQVTWQKILPEGEKNMATYSERFGERVLAGFQSKLEFKDAGLQNSSIVIRRVMEEDEGCYRCMFNTFSEGALIATTCLQLYELHGPFLHITESTVVSCSATARPAPTVTLTVPHYNSTSVTNTNGTVTVTTTAGLSGLHGNSTRVGCAVRVLSGPQIEVSMMIPEVKQSSDDDFTLIIVLSVVVACVCVCVVAAVVTALLIRKHWNCRSHRDSEENKTPQKAIKDTDETKTPLKMEENELRQRPSTGRKQNDDHPKPSSLEGRRKLSFNSTN; this is encoded by the exons ATGGCGCACCGTGCAGTCTtacatttcctttgtgtgttggGAGTCTTTCAGAAAG GTCTAACAGCTCTGATAGAAACCCAGCAGACTGTGAATGCAGCTGTAGGAGAGGAAGCCTGCTTGAACTGTTGCCTGATGCAATCTAGAGATGTTCTTCAAGTCACATGGCAGAAGATTTTACCTGAGGGGGAGAAGAACATGGCTACTTACAGTGAACGATTTGGTGAAAGAGTGCTTGCTGGTTTTCAGAGTAAGCTGGAGTTTAAAGATGCTGGACTGCAGAACAGCTCCATAGTTATCAggagggtgatggaggaggatgaagggtgCTATCGCTGTATGTTTAACACCTTCTCTGAAGGTGCTCTCATTGCTACAACCTGCCTGCAGCTCTATG agCTGCATGGACCCTTTCTTCACATCACAGAATCAACAGTTGTGTCCTGCTCAGCCACAGCTCGACCTGCTcccacagtaacactgactgtccctcactacaactctaccagcgtcaccaacaccaacggcacagtcactgtcaccactacAGCTGGGCTGTCTGGTCTACATGGCAACAGCACACGGGTTGGATGTGCAGTGAGAGTGCTCTCTGGTCCTCAGATAGAGGTGTCTATGATGATTCCTGAGGTCAAACAGTCGTCTGATGATG ATTTCACTCTGATCATCGTGTTGTCCGTGGTTGtggcctgtgtttgtgtttgtgttgttgctgcAGTCGTCACCGCCCTGCTTATACGGAAACATTGGAACTG TCGGTCACACAGGGACTCTGAGGAGAACAAGACACCACAAAAAGCAATCAAAGACACGGATGA GACCAAAACACCTTTAAAGATGGAAGAGAACGAGCTGCGGCAACGGCCGTCCACTGGGAGAAAACAAAACGACGACCACCCAAAACCATCATCTCTGGAAGGAAGaagaaaattatcttttaactCAACTAATTAG